One window of Sulfurospirillum sp. 1612 genomic DNA carries:
- a CDS encoding NfeD family protein → MIDTISAAYLLAFGILLIGIEVLTFSFVLVFIGLGFAIVALLSFFYLFDNGAIQIALAFILALILAFSLRKTLMSKLSKSSTKPEERAHTKGVGFVEDGLIKFDGTYWKTLDDLSDYQEGDRVEIQDVIDNKVVLKK, encoded by the coding sequence ATGATAGATACCATATCCGCAGCCTATCTTTTGGCCTTTGGGATTTTACTCATCGGTATTGAAGTGTTGACCTTCTCTTTTGTGCTGGTTTTTATCGGGTTGGGTTTTGCTATTGTTGCGCTTCTTTCATTTTTTTATCTCTTTGATAATGGCGCCATACAGATTGCCCTCGCCTTTATTTTGGCGCTCATCTTAGCCTTTAGTCTCAGGAAAACCCTCATGAGCAAACTCTCAAAATCAAGCACTAAGCCAGAAGAGCGTGCCCATACTAAAGGAGTAGGATTTGTGGAAGATGGATTAATCAAATTTGATGGAACCTACTGGAAAACACTCGATGATTTGAGCGATTATCAAGAAGGTGATAGGGTCGAGATTCAAGATGTTATCGACAATAAAGTGGTTCTAAAAAAATAG
- a CDS encoding LysR family transcriptional regulator, with protein MTLKELHIFYELCEDTHISRLAQRIGITQSAISLSIKSLERQIGEPLFDRIGKKLILNEIGRLFKEKTYSHYIALSDAENFFKESKVSGILNIASSRTIGAFITPQTVYDFLEQHPNAVVKKDIHNSQHIVNLVKDATIDMGFIESNCDDEEIEKEIIGRDRMLVVTSDKRLKGATCYIDELFDRQWILREKGSGTREIFLEAIGDISKEIKILMEFSEFAEAKTILLKNPQTITCLSQYAIEKELKRGELFEVKLKNISIERSFYLIYHKKKYQSKLFLEFRKFAKRFFVI; from the coding sequence ATGACACTCAAAGAGTTACACATCTTTTATGAACTGTGTGAAGATACTCATATCTCACGCCTTGCACAGCGCATCGGTATCACACAATCTGCGATATCACTCTCCATCAAATCATTAGAACGTCAAATTGGAGAGCCTTTATTTGATAGAATTGGTAAAAAACTGATTCTTAATGAAATTGGCCGCCTTTTTAAAGAAAAGACCTATTCACACTATATCGCCCTGAGTGATGCGGAGAATTTTTTCAAAGAGAGTAAAGTCTCTGGTATCCTAAACATCGCCTCAAGTCGTACCATCGGCGCTTTTATCACGCCTCAAACGGTTTATGATTTTTTAGAGCAACATCCCAATGCGGTTGTCAAAAAAGATATCCACAATTCACAACACATCGTGAATCTTGTCAAAGACGCCACTATTGATATGGGTTTTATCGAGTCTAATTGTGATGATGAAGAGATTGAAAAAGAAATTATAGGGCGCGATCGCATGCTGGTTGTCACCAGTGATAAGAGACTCAAAGGAGCCACTTGCTATATCGATGAATTGTTTGATCGCCAATGGATTTTAAGAGAAAAAGGCTCAGGGACAAGAGAGATATTTTTGGAGGCTATTGGAGATATTTCAAAAGAGATTAAAATTTTGATGGAATTCTCAGAATTTGCCGAGGCCAAGACTATTCTTTTGAAAAATCCTCAAACCATCACCTGTCTTTCGCAATATGCCATCGAAAAAGAGTTAAAAAGAGGCGAGCTTTTTGAAGTCAAACTCAAAAATATTTCTATTGAGCGTAGTTTTTATCTGATTTATCATAAAAAGAAATATCAAAGTAAGCTCTTTTTGGAGTTTAGAAAATTTGCCAAACGGTTCTTTGTTATCTAA
- a CDS encoding YeiH family protein: protein MFEKENRGNTISGILFVSLFAMSATYLSDFAVFKHLGISPLIIGIVLGMVYANTLRNKLPEEWVPGIIFSTKTLLRAGIILYGFRLTFQNIEAVGLAGIVTSVCVVGSTFIIGYIVGTKVLKLDRDTTILTTAGSSICGAAAVLATEPVVNGEPYKSAIAVSTVIIFGTTAMFLYPFLYKAGLIPLSPQDMGIYIGGTIHEVAHVVAAGNAVGPETAKTAVIVKMIRVMLLAPFLLILGFWLAKSVHSVGTKQKTKITIPWFAVFFILVAGFNSFNFVPMQLVSDINAIDTFLLTMAMTALGMETSKDKFKNVGMKPIYLAAILFLWLIFGGFYIVKFATAL from the coding sequence ATGTTTGAAAAAGAAAACAGAGGTAATACCATCAGTGGTATTTTATTTGTCTCTTTGTTTGCGATGAGTGCAACGTACTTATCTGATTTTGCTGTTTTTAAGCATCTAGGAATCAGTCCGTTGATTATCGGTATTGTCTTGGGTATGGTGTATGCGAACACCTTAAGAAATAAATTGCCAGAAGAGTGGGTTCCGGGTATCATATTTTCAACAAAAACGCTCCTAAGAGCGGGAATCATCCTATATGGTTTTAGATTGACGTTTCAAAATATAGAAGCGGTAGGTTTAGCAGGTATTGTGACCAGTGTTTGTGTTGTGGGCTCAACTTTTATTATCGGCTATATTGTCGGTACGAAAGTCTTGAAACTTGACAGAGACACGACGATTCTCACAACAGCAGGGAGTTCTATCTGTGGTGCCGCTGCTGTTTTAGCAACCGAACCAGTGGTCAATGGTGAACCGTATAAAAGTGCGATTGCTGTTTCTACTGTGATTATTTTTGGAACTACCGCGATGTTTTTGTATCCATTTTTATACAAAGCGGGATTAATTCCACTAAGCCCTCAAGATATGGGGATTTATATCGGTGGTACTATTCATGAAGTCGCTCACGTAGTGGCTGCGGGTAATGCGGTGGGTCCAGAGACAGCCAAGACTGCGGTTATTGTGAAGATGATTCGTGTGATGTTATTGGCACCGTTTTTGTTGATTTTGGGATTTTGGTTAGCAAAAAGCGTCCACAGTGTCGGGACGAAACAAAAAACAAAAATCACTATACCTTGGTTTGCAGTATTTTTTATCTTGGTAGCGGGATTTAACTCTTTTAACTTCGTTCCAATGCAATTGGTTAGCGATATTAATGCAATCGATACGTTTTTACTCACTATGGCAATGACTGCCCTAGGGATGGAAACCAGTAAAGATAAATTTAAAAATGTCGGGATGAAACCAATCTACTTAGCTGCTATACTATTCTTGTGGCTGATCTTTGGCGGATTTTACATCGTGAAATTTGCTACAGCCTTATAA
- a CDS encoding ABC transporter substrate-binding protein codes for MKKIFKVVLGLLVLGFTYGANAADTIKIGALVAATGPASFLGDPELKTLELYVDKINKEGGVLGKKLELVAYDTGASPKKATTFVKRLISQDKVVAILGGSASGETMAIIPFIQRAKVPLVSMAGSIKIVQPVKSYVFKTPATDRMACQKIFEYLKSKDKTHIALISGNGGFGKSMRKQCKDVAPNYGIKILADETYGPKDTDMTAQLTKIKNTANVQAVVNPGFGQGPAIVTKNFKQLGMTQMLVQSHGVASKKFIELSGDASEGVIVASPPVVVASLLADSNPIKKVSLDYIKAYEDKYHAPTSTFGGYAYDALYLVVDAMKSAKSSNPKAIRDALENTKDYVGLNGIYNMSKKDHLGLDLNSGIQMLVIKNNDWALAK; via the coding sequence ATGAAAAAGATCTTTAAAGTCGTTTTGGGATTGTTGGTCTTAGGATTTACCTATGGTGCGAATGCCGCTGATACTATCAAAATCGGTGCCTTAGTGGCAGCAACGGGTCCGGCCTCTTTTCTTGGAGATCCTGAGCTTAAAACCTTGGAATTGTATGTTGATAAAATCAATAAAGAAGGCGGTGTTTTGGGCAAAAAATTGGAATTAGTTGCCTATGATACGGGGGCGAGTCCTAAAAAAGCGACGACGTTTGTGAAGCGACTCATTAGCCAGGACAAAGTCGTTGCGATTCTTGGCGGATCTGCTTCTGGTGAGACGATGGCGATTATTCCATTTATTCAAAGAGCCAAAGTTCCTTTGGTGTCGATGGCCGGTTCGATTAAAATCGTACAACCAGTAAAGTCGTATGTTTTTAAAACCCCAGCCACAGATAGGATGGCATGTCAAAAGATATTTGAATATCTAAAATCAAAAGATAAAACTCACATTGCGTTGATATCAGGCAATGGTGGTTTTGGTAAATCAATGCGCAAGCAATGTAAAGATGTGGCACCCAATTATGGTATCAAAATATTAGCAGATGAGACGTATGGTCCAAAAGATACTGATATGACAGCGCAATTAACCAAAATCAAAAATACAGCCAATGTGCAAGCGGTTGTGAATCCAGGTTTTGGACAAGGACCGGCGATTGTGACGAAAAACTTCAAACAATTGGGAATGACACAAATGTTGGTACAATCACACGGTGTGGCCTCTAAGAAATTTATCGAACTCTCCGGCGATGCCAGTGAGGGCGTCATCGTAGCATCTCCTCCGGTAGTGGTCGCATCTCTTTTGGCAGACTCTAATCCCATCAAAAAAGTCTCTTTAGACTATATCAAAGCGTATGAAGACAAATACCATGCCCCGACATCTACCTTTGGTGGTTATGCGTATGATGCCCTTTATTTAGTCGTTGATGCGATGAAAAGTGCCAAATCAAGTAATCCAAAAGCGATACGCGATGCTTTGGAAAATACGAAAGATTATGTGGGATTAAATGGTATTTATAACATGAGTAAAAAAGATCATTTAGGACTGGATTTAAATTCTGGTATTCAAATGTTAGTGATCAAAAATAATGATTGGGCATTAGCAAAATAA
- a CDS encoding DUF488 domain-containing protein, with the protein MIILLKRAYESPKPEDGFRVLVDRLWPRGVSKEDAAIDLWDKEITPSTPLRKWFAHDKNKWLEFKARYQKELDQNPTAVSAFIYHLQHKEVVTFVYGAKDTQYTHARILKAYVEEKLKTDFTLPHHTL; encoded by the coding sequence ATGATTATATTGCTCAAACGTGCGTATGAATCCCCAAAGCCAGAAGATGGCTTTCGTGTACTTGTAGATCGACTCTGGCCTCGAGGTGTCTCTAAAGAGGACGCAGCGATAGATCTTTGGGACAAAGAAATCACCCCGAGTACCCCACTTCGGAAATGGTTTGCTCATGATAAAAATAAATGGCTAGAATTTAAAGCGCGTTACCAAAAAGAATTGGATCAAAACCCCACGGCTGTGAGCGCTTTCATCTATCATTTGCAGCACAAAGAAGTGGTAACCTTTGTGTATGGAGCCAAAGACACCCAATACACGCATGCACGTATTCTCAAAGCGTATGTCGAAGAAAAATTAAAAACCGATTTTACATTACCACACCATACCCTATAA
- a CDS encoding SPFH domain-containing protein: MQYEPATIISLAIIVAIAIIIIKGVVIVPQTHAYVIERLGKYNRTLEGGLHIIIPLLDNISSKLTKQEQIINIPQQNVITKDNVNISVDGIVFIQVEDAKKATYGVVDFKFALSNLSTTTLRAEIGQLALDETLSSRDTLNRKILQAIDDASSKWGVKTMRVELRDISVPIEIEEAMNMQMKAEREKRAIELKAQANKEAVIREAEGEKQKTFLEADAIERMADAKKYEQEKTAQGQQNAMVMINTAMSNNIKAAEFLLAKDRIVAFTELAKNPSKDKIVVPFEVTELIGSLSVLKEFLGSKKA, encoded by the coding sequence ATGCAATATGAACCCGCAACCATCATCAGTCTTGCTATCATCGTAGCAATTGCTATTATCATTATCAAAGGTGTGGTAATCGTGCCACAAACACATGCTTATGTCATCGAAAGACTTGGAAAATACAACCGTACGCTTGAAGGGGGTTTGCATATCATTATCCCGCTTTTGGACAACATTAGTTCTAAACTCACCAAACAAGAGCAAATTATCAATATTCCACAACAAAATGTCATCACTAAAGATAATGTCAATATTAGTGTTGATGGAATCGTGTTTATTCAAGTCGAAGATGCCAAAAAAGCAACGTATGGTGTTGTTGATTTTAAATTTGCACTCTCCAATCTCTCCACCACAACGTTACGGGCTGAAATCGGACAACTCGCGCTTGATGAAACCCTCTCTTCTCGCGATACACTCAATCGTAAAATCTTACAAGCCATTGATGATGCGTCATCAAAATGGGGCGTCAAAACCATGCGAGTGGAACTCAGAGATATTTCCGTGCCCATTGAGATCGAAGAGGCTATGAATATGCAAATGAAAGCAGAGCGTGAAAAAAGAGCGATTGAGCTCAAAGCCCAAGCCAATAAAGAGGCGGTAATTCGTGAGGCAGAAGGTGAAAAACAAAAAACATTTCTAGAAGCGGATGCGATTGAGCGGATGGCCGATGCCAAAAAATATGAACAGGAAAAAACAGCCCAAGGGCAACAAAACGCCATGGTCATGATCAACACCGCCATGAGTAATAACATCAAAGCGGCTGAGTTTCTTTTGGCAAAAGATCGTATTGTCGCATTTACAGAATTAGCCAAAAATCCATCCAAAGATAAAATTGTCGTACCCTTTGAAGTTACCGAACTCATCGGTTCGCTCTCGGTACTCAAAGAGTTTTTAGGCTCAAAAAAGGCCTAA
- the paaG gene encoding 2-(1,2-epoxy-1,2-dihydrophenyl)acetyl-CoA isomerase PaaG, which produces MSYTTIKLELSQSIAQLTLNRPEVFNSLNETMHEELKDALMRIKSDTTIRVLVITGEGRAFCAGQDLNDRSVNNQDEKIDLGASIEKKYNPLITSIYNLEIPVIAKINGVAAGAGVGIALACDFVIASERASFIQAFCKIGLVPDSGISYFLPRLIGMARAKALCMLGDKLEASVALEYGLITKVCPKETLDESVSQLATQLSKAPTYGLSLIKKELNASMENSLDAQLELEKNLQRRAGYSNDYKEGVNAFLQKRAPEFKGN; this is translated from the coding sequence ATGTCATATACTACTATCAAATTGGAGTTGTCTCAAAGTATCGCACAATTGACACTCAATCGACCCGAAGTTTTTAATTCACTGAATGAAACCATGCACGAAGAGCTCAAAGATGCACTGATGCGAATCAAAAGTGATACAACAATTCGCGTGTTGGTCATCACAGGAGAAGGACGCGCCTTTTGTGCTGGACAAGATCTCAATGATCGTTCTGTCAATAATCAAGATGAGAAGATTGACCTTGGTGCTTCTATTGAAAAGAAATACAATCCCCTTATCACATCAATTTATAATTTAGAAATTCCAGTAATCGCCAAGATTAATGGAGTGGCAGCCGGAGCAGGAGTGGGGATTGCACTCGCATGTGATTTTGTCATCGCCTCAGAGCGCGCCTCTTTTATCCAAGCGTTTTGTAAAATCGGTTTGGTACCTGATAGCGGTATTAGCTATTTCTTGCCGCGACTTATCGGGATGGCACGAGCTAAAGCCTTGTGTATGCTAGGGGATAAATTAGAGGCAAGCGTGGCATTAGAATATGGATTGATTACGAAAGTGTGTCCAAAAGAAACACTCGATGAATCCGTGTCACAATTGGCAACACAACTCTCAAAAGCACCGACTTATGGACTCTCTTTAATCAAAAAAGAGCTCAATGCTTCGATGGAAAACTCCCTTGATGCACAGTTGGAATTAGAAAAAAATCTCCAACGACGTGCTGGATATTCTAACGATTACAAAGAAGGGGTGAATGCATTTTTACAAAAGCGTGCCCCTGAATTTAAAGGAAACTAA
- the paaN gene encoding phenylacetic acid degradation protein PaaN: MSLFEKHNKTLKRALEEISNRGFWSPYFEMPSSKVYGEGAKEKATESFQSQCGKHFEIDGLKSNTYLGSEVSPYGFDLNIKYPAIDADTLIKDALCAMQEWKKIPLDTRAGICLEILDRLNQHSFEMANAVMHTTGQPYVMSFQAGGPHAQDRGLEALAYTYRQLKNIPTTSRFEKPMGKNPPIVTNRKFVVVPKGISVIITCSTFPTWNSYSALFSSLLACNSVIYKPHSNVILPIALSVKIARDVLAENGINPNVISMIISEDRAETQKLVKDEHVKLIDFTGSTGFGDWLEKNAPQANVYTEKAGVNCVIVDHFNDLKAMGRNLSLALSLYSSQMCTAPQNIFIPKDGIISNGEKISFDDVAAIITGSIEKLLSVDERAVEILGAIQNDGICQRVKEADTLGTMLLPSRDIKHPLFDNATIKTPAVVKVSAKDKERYQSEHFGPVILLIETDSREDSLNVWQDTIKHHGAITAGVYSSDEDFIEKVEAIAIDEKVNLSVNLIGGVIINHSMAFTDFHATGDNKAANCALTNENFVSGRYSVVTIKRDA; encoded by the coding sequence ATGAGTCTTTTTGAGAAGCATAACAAAACACTGAAGCGAGCACTCGAGGAAATCAGCAATAGAGGTTTTTGGTCACCCTACTTTGAAATGCCAAGTTCAAAAGTTTATGGAGAGGGAGCAAAAGAAAAAGCAACAGAATCTTTTCAATCACAATGTGGAAAACATTTTGAAATAGATGGGTTAAAAAGTAACACTTATCTTGGCTCTGAAGTGTCACCTTATGGGTTTGACCTCAATATCAAATATCCTGCCATCGATGCAGATACTTTAATCAAGGACGCGCTTTGTGCCATGCAAGAGTGGAAAAAGATTCCCCTTGATACGCGCGCGGGTATCTGTCTTGAGATACTTGATCGTTTGAACCAACACAGTTTTGAAATGGCCAATGCCGTGATGCATACAACCGGACAACCTTATGTGATGTCTTTTCAAGCCGGAGGTCCTCATGCACAAGATCGTGGACTTGAAGCTTTGGCTTATACCTATCGACAATTAAAAAACATTCCTACAACATCTCGTTTTGAAAAACCAATGGGCAAAAATCCACCCATTGTTACAAACCGTAAATTTGTGGTCGTACCCAAAGGGATTTCTGTCATCATCACATGCTCCACATTTCCAACATGGAATTCTTATTCGGCACTCTTTTCCTCATTACTAGCGTGCAATTCTGTCATCTATAAACCCCATAGTAATGTCATTTTGCCAATTGCCCTCAGTGTTAAGATTGCACGTGACGTATTGGCAGAAAATGGAATCAATCCCAATGTTATCTCCATGATTATTAGTGAAGATCGCGCTGAAACTCAAAAACTCGTCAAAGATGAGCATGTGAAATTAATCGACTTCACCGGAAGCACTGGATTTGGTGATTGGCTGGAAAAAAATGCGCCTCAAGCCAATGTTTATACCGAAAAAGCCGGTGTCAATTGTGTCATCGTCGATCACTTTAATGACCTCAAAGCCATGGGAAGAAACCTCTCCTTGGCCCTTAGCTTGTATTCATCACAAATGTGTACGGCTCCACAAAATATCTTTATTCCAAAAGATGGGATTATCTCTAATGGAGAGAAAATCTCCTTTGATGACGTCGCTGCTATCATCACCGGCAGTATCGAAAAACTTCTCTCCGTGGATGAGCGTGCGGTTGAGATCTTGGGAGCAATCCAAAATGATGGCATCTGCCAAAGGGTGAAAGAGGCCGATACTCTCGGCACCATGTTACTTCCATCGCGTGACATCAAACATCCGCTGTTTGACAATGCGACCATCAAGACACCGGCTGTGGTGAAAGTCTCTGCCAAAGATAAAGAGCGCTATCAATCTGAGCATTTTGGGCCAGTGATTTTACTCATCGAAACCGATTCACGAGAAGATTCCCTAAACGTTTGGCAAGATACCATCAAACATCATGGCGCCATTACCGCAGGAGTGTACAGTTCAGATGAAGACTTTATAGAAAAGGTAGAAGCCATTGCTATTGATGAAAAGGTCAATCTCTCTGTCAATTTAATTGGCGGTGTGATTATCAATCACTCTATGGCCTTTACCGATTTTCATGCCACCGGAGATAATAAAGCGGCCAATTGTGCACTTACTAACGAAAATTTTGTCTCAGGGAGATATTCTGTTGTCACCATTAAAAGGGATGCATGA
- the surE gene encoding 5'/3'-nucleotidase SurE codes for MKKILITNDDGFESEGLIALAEALRPLGHITIVAPTTEKSACGHSLTLTRPLRFIQIADDFFKLDDGTPSDCIYLSVHALFQDDNMPDIVVSGINKGANLGEDITYSGTASAAMEAVLHDIPAVAISQAYQDSPMSLTKESYQLAQKVSHDIVKKILEEDYPLGARKFLNINIPAGNTCKGYKITRAGYRIYGNDAHLHRNPRGEEYYWLGTHNFIHKENKAKDCDLSALSDGYVSITPIHLDMTSHEDINTLNHWINNGG; via the coding sequence ATGAAAAAAATTTTGATTACTAATGATGATGGATTTGAATCAGAAGGCTTAATCGCACTCGCAGAAGCACTCAGACCCCTAGGACACATCACAATAGTGGCGCCAACGACTGAAAAATCAGCTTGTGGACACTCTCTCACCCTCACACGACCCCTTCGTTTTATACAAATTGCCGATGATTTTTTCAAACTCGATGATGGCACGCCCAGTGATTGTATCTATCTCTCCGTGCATGCACTCTTTCAAGATGACAATATGCCAGATATCGTAGTCAGTGGCATCAATAAGGGAGCAAATTTAGGAGAGGATATCACCTATAGTGGCACTGCTAGTGCGGCAATGGAAGCGGTATTGCATGATATACCCGCAGTAGCCATCTCTCAAGCTTATCAAGATTCACCTATGAGTTTGACAAAAGAGAGTTATCAATTGGCCCAAAAAGTCAGTCATGATATTGTCAAAAAAATTCTCGAAGAGGACTATCCACTCGGAGCGCGTAAATTTTTGAATATCAATATTCCTGCTGGCAACACATGCAAAGGCTATAAAATCACACGTGCGGGGTATCGCATCTATGGTAATGATGCCCATCTGCATCGCAACCCTCGTGGTGAAGAGTACTATTGGCTTGGTACACACAACTTTATCCACAAAGAGAACAAAGCCAAAGATTGCGACCTCAGCGCGCTATCTGATGGCTATGTTTCTATCACCCCGATTCACCTCGATATGACCTC
- a CDS encoding enoyl-CoA hydratase-related protein, with product MSFEDIKIELHEDDILLITLNRNEVYNALRTQTLQEISAALLHYKETIKCVVLTGGEKVFAAGADIDELATKGTLESLHDTRTSYWESIKNYKHPIIAAVNGFCLGGGCELAMHCDIIIAGEKAKFGQPEINLGIMPGAGGTQRSVRAMGKSNAMLLLLCGTFIDAKRAQEMHLVSEVVATDETINRALELASVIASKSPLAISAIKSAVLESFEGGLNASLKYEKMLFSGLLSSEDKTEGINAFKEKRKPNFKGK from the coding sequence ATGAGTTTTGAAGATATAAAAATCGAGCTTCATGAAGATGACATTCTTCTCATTACTTTGAATCGTAATGAAGTATATAATGCACTCAGAACTCAAACACTACAAGAGATAAGTGCCGCATTATTACATTATAAAGAGACGATTAAATGTGTAGTTTTGACCGGGGGAGAAAAAGTATTTGCTGCTGGTGCTGATATTGATGAATTGGCGACAAAAGGGACTTTAGAATCGCTTCATGATACACGCACCTCTTATTGGGAGTCAATCAAAAATTACAAACACCCAATAATCGCCGCAGTCAATGGCTTTTGCTTGGGTGGTGGCTGTGAATTGGCGATGCATTGTGACATTATTATTGCAGGTGAAAAGGCAAAATTTGGGCAACCAGAAATCAATCTTGGCATCATGCCAGGAGCGGGGGGTACCCAACGCAGTGTGAGAGCGATGGGTAAATCCAATGCGATGTTACTGTTACTATGTGGAACATTTATCGATGCAAAAAGGGCACAAGAGATGCATCTTGTTTCCGAAGTGGTTGCCACCGATGAGACTATCAATCGGGCATTGGAGCTTGCCAGTGTCATTGCATCAAAATCTCCACTCGCCATTAGTGCGATAAAAAGTGCAGTTTTAGAATCATTTGAAGGGGGGCTTAATGCCTCGTTAAAGTATGAAAAAATGCTCTTTTCCGGACTTCTCTCTAGTGAAGATAAAACAGAGGGAATAAACGCATTTAAAGAAAAACGAAAACCAAATTTTAAGGGAAAATAA
- a CDS encoding LysE family translocator — translation MDTHLYLAFIGISFFTVMSPGPAVLLAISNGLAYDLKAIILSSFANIIALFGLSVIAMFGVGVILKTSVVFFTILKIVGSCYLIYLGIKQFRAKHQNFILEDGRVHHHYNNWKVFQKGFLVAATNPKPILFFTALFPLFLNQNGNVTLQFFVMTGTFMLMSFGALCFYGYLSTAAKALFVNKNKLKIFFKLTGLVFMTMGVGLLFVKEQ, via the coding sequence ATGGATACGCATCTTTATCTCGCCTTTATTGGCATCTCATTTTTCACGGTCATGAGTCCTGGACCGGCTGTTTTATTGGCTATCAGTAATGGACTCGCTTATGATTTGAAAGCCATCATTTTGTCAAGTTTTGCCAATATTATCGCTCTTTTTGGTTTATCTGTTATTGCAATGTTTGGCGTCGGAGTGATTTTAAAAACATCCGTTGTCTTTTTTACCATCCTCAAAATAGTAGGCTCGTGTTATCTTATCTATCTGGGTATCAAACAATTCAGAGCCAAACATCAAAATTTTATACTAGAAGATGGACGGGTACATCATCATTATAATAACTGGAAAGTTTTTCAAAAAGGATTTTTGGTCGCAGCTACCAATCCCAAACCTATCTTGTTTTTTACCGCACTGTTTCCACTGTTTTTAAATCAAAATGGCAATGTTACCTTACAATTTTTTGTCATGACAGGAACCTTTATGCTGATGTCATTTGGCGCATTGTGCTTTTATGGTTATCTCTCAACAGCGGCCAAAGCACTGTTTGTCAATAAAAATAAATTAAAAATATTTTTCAAACTCACCGGTTTGGTCTTTATGACGATGGGGGTAGGATTGCTCTTTGTAAAAGAACAATGA